A window of the Macaca nemestrina isolate mMacNem1 chromosome X, mMacNem.hap1, whole genome shotgun sequence genome harbors these coding sequences:
- the LOC112426570 gene encoding embryonic testis differentiation protein homolog B-like — MLPALEHQTRSSSVLGLRLTLLAPQLADSLLWDLVIVLSLLSCLPEVVWSRCVMDKELPKASANKLALNIKKPDKSFKCKKPTKNVLVFLINRQLGRHRSDIDLSRWLWMLS; from the exons atgcttcctgccctcgaacatcagactcgaagttcttcagttttgggactcagactgactctccttgctcctcagcttgcagacagcctattgtgggaccttgtgatcgt GCTTTCTTTGTTGAGCTGTCTTCCTGAGGTTGTTTGGAGCCGCTGTGTCATGGATAAAGAACTCCCAAAAGCCAGTGCCAACAAGCTTGCGCTGAACATCAAGAAGCCTGACAAGTCCTTCAAATGCAAGAAGCCCACCAAAAATGTGCTGGTCTTTTTAATCAACAGACAACTGGGCAGGCACAGAAGTGACATCGACCTGTCAAGGTGGCTATGGATGCTGTCAtaa